The Humulus lupulus chromosome 3, drHumLupu1.1, whole genome shotgun sequence genome window below encodes:
- the LOC133825647 gene encoding uncharacterized protein LOC133825647, translated as MEEDIAEIPHYKYYFATFKELEDKVDQIELLSDVIGVVTIVQDLEKSTLNSRITSCRNVTIKNVENKELQVTLWGHKTDLFDDNVLKTLEGPVVTIFTSVLVKKSLGKPRLSSTTSTLFFVNPNIPKVEDLKTRFQEDVKTIKFLPSAITTQSSLNEEKKENRKTLVKLLEIRPKSTKDMRFTVKAVIVDICEKDGWYYMACPNCMPPVSQADVSWWCQKDSFINKSPLAWYKLNTIISNQTGKMRMMIYGRVAEYLIKEPCIQLVTNHVNQDKRKFPQAIIDVIGKYKIFQIAFETKAIDNVAICKKVFDDETSEATNNRHRLSPPINPKTPDPKVSVNQR; from the exons ATGGAAGAAGATATTGCCGAAATACCACATTATAAGTATTATTTTGCTACTTTCAAAGAATTGGAAGATAAAGTGGATCAAATTGAATTGTTGTCAG ATGTCATTGGAGTGGTCACAATCGTACAAGATTTGGAAAAATCCACCCTCAATAGTAGGATCACCTCATGTCGAAATGTCACAATTAAAAATGTTGA GAACAAGGAACTACAAGTAACTCTGTGGGGACATAAGACAGATCTATTTGATGATAATGTCCTCAAAACACTTGAAGGGCCGGTTGTTACCATCTTCACTTCAGTCTTGGTTAAGAAATCTTTAG GAAAACCACGCCTTTCAAGCACTACATCTACGTTGTTCTTCGTTAATCCAAATATACCTAAAGTTGAAGATTTGAAGACAAG ATTTCAAGAAGATGTAAAAACAATCAAGTTTCTCCCATCAGCCATCACAACTCAAAGTTCCCTGAATgaagaaaaaaaggaaaatagGAAAACATTGGTTAAGCTTCTTGAGATAAGGCCAAAATCCACCAAG GATATGAGATTTACTGTTAAAGCTGTAATTGTTGACATTTGTGAAAAAGATGGATGGTATTATATGGCATGTCCAAATTGTATGCCACCTGTATCACAAGCTGATGTTTCTTGGTGGTGTCAAAAAGATAGCTTCATAAACAAATCCCCACTTGCATG GTACAAATTAAACACTATAATTAGCAATCAAACTGgaaagatgaggatgatgatcTATGGTCGAGTAGCTGAGTATCTCATCAAGGAACCATGTATTCAGTTGGTAACTAATCATGTGAATCAAGACAAGAGAAAATTTCCACAAGCTATCATCGATGTCATTGGAAAGTATAAGATTTTTCAAATTGCATTTGAAACCAAAGCAATAGACAATGTGGCTATTTGTAAGAAGGTATTCGATGATGAAACAAGTGAAGCAACTAACAATCGTCATCGTTTGTCTCCACCCATTAATCCAAAAACTCCGGATCCAAAAGTATCTGTTAACCAAAGGTAA